A portion of the Cryptomeria japonica chromosome 5, Sugi_1.0, whole genome shotgun sequence genome contains these proteins:
- the LOC131027962 gene encoding ethylene-responsive transcription factor ERF061-like, translating into MRIWLGTFSTSEDAARAYDREAFKIKGTQAKLNFPTTQPTSNLYNSLNSMQILVEVEARLQPTNIESGLKTKETLEDIEGTPSFLEASMEDYLEYLEAVLELKPEIPSTTASTSDLNFFDWVGDEHKSSGLLWEGAAHAVDSGLLWEAAHVVDYREFQEEDKKCLA; encoded by the exons ATGAGGATCTGGCTCGGTACTTTTAGCACTTCGGAGGATGCAGCCAGAGCTTATGATCGAGAAGCTTTTAAGATCAAAGGAACCCAAGCCAAGCTCAATTTCCCCACAACACAGCCAACATCAAATTTGTATAACAGCCTAAATTCAATGCAGATTCTGGTGGAGGTTGAAGCAAGGTTGCAACCAACAAATATAGAAAGTGGTCTGAAAACAAAGGAAACTCTAGAGGACATTGAAGGCACCCCAAGTTTTTTGGAGG CATCGATGGAGGATTATCTTGAATATTTGGAGGCAGTGCTGGAGCTGAAGCCTGAGATCCCATCTACAACAGCTTCTACTTCAGACCTAAATTTCTTCGATTGGGTTGGAGATGAGCACAAAAGCTCTGGTTTACTCTGGGAAGGTGCAGCCCATGCAGTGGACTCTGGTTTACTCTGGGAAGCAGCCCATGTAGTGGATTATAGGGAGTTTCAAGAGGAAGACAAAAAGTGTTTGGCGTAG